Below is a genomic region from Raphanus sativus cultivar WK10039 chromosome 4, ASM80110v3, whole genome shotgun sequence.
ATTCCTTGTTCTTAGACTCGATAACTTGTGGAGAAACTTAAACAAGCTGTCTACTCTATCATGCAAATCCAGTTTTAGCTGCATATCGTCATAGGACTCGTCTGCTTTAGCATTGTCATTgtcttcatcttcctcatctCCCCATTTCCCCCATGGATCCTCATCAAGCGCATCAATGTCTAGCTGATCATCAGAGGGAGTGTCTTTGGTTTCCTCTGACTTTAGGCGGTTCAATCTTCTCTCGAGCTCTTCTGTCAACCCATTTAGAAACTTGAGATCCCCTGCAGAAGGATTCTCGAGAACAGCATCGACAATCGCTTCTTTGAGAAAATGCTCTTCTTGCCAAGAGAACGGTCCGCCTGAGCCAGCTGTAGGAAAATTCTCTCCAGCAAGAATGTAACCAACTATTGTAAGAAGTAAGGCGTCTCGGAAAGACAGAAGCCCTCGTGACGACGATGAATCATGCTTCTCATTCTTCTTAGCTTGAAGTTCTGCCAGAGCGCTTTTGTTTATCAGGTCACTGATCTGAGCAGCCAATCCCTGGCTCGTGTCACCAGCACTTACATTTAACATCATCTCCGCACTGCTAAAAGCATCCCATTTGGCACTCTGGGATTCATCAAGCGCAGCGGCTGTAGTTGCCGTTAACTGTATAATCCCTTTGTTTTTCAACAAAGACGACTGGCTTTGGGACAACGCCTTGACCATGGCCAGGAGCTCAGGTTTCGTGGCATAACCAGGACGAGCCCTCACGTTAACAGAGATATTTTCACGACGCAGAGCCTCTTGAAGCCATTTCTTCACAAGTACACTTCCATCCTTCGTTCTCCTTTCAATCATGGCCTCTAAGTAAGGTGTCCCTCTAAAACATTCAGTGGCTACAAGTGATCCATTTAGAAGCTCAGACCAGTTGGTTGTAGATTTCTTGTCAGATTCGTTTTGTGGATCGGAAGTGTATGAATCCCAGCCACGCAAAAAAGCTTCAACTCCTTCAGGAAGACCAGACTCCTTAATCTTGCTTGGCTCTTCATTTAACAGTTCCCCAAGCGGTACTTGAACATCAAGAGAAGGACGATCGATGCTTGGAATCCCTTGCTTAAGCTGTGCTTGTGTAGAAAATCTTTCTCCCCGAGGCAATGATGAAAAGATCCGATCGAAAAGTGAATCCCCGTGGCAGCAGGGAGTGATAAGATCAAGTGTACGGTCAACAAGTAACAAGCCTGCAGTTCTCTTTCGACGCCCTACATCGTAAAGACTTGACATGTCTGTCATTATCTTCCCAACGTTCTTTGATACATCACCAAGTGAAAATATCTCCAACTTCAACTCCATCTACATTTGTTTTCAGAACGAATGACATGGTCACAAACTTCATCTACATCATGAATAAGTTCAAATTGATTTCTACACTATTAACTTACCTTAAGAGCCAGCTGGTAGAGAAAATGTGCGGTAAGAGTTGCACCAGGAGGAACATCATCAGTATCAGACATAGATCCAGTGCTTATTGGAGGCAGTCCAAAACTAAGAGAATCCTCATGTTGACGAGACAAGGAGGCTTCGGCAACTGATCCTTGGGAAGGTAAGACAAACGTTCTAGGAGTAAAAGGACAAATAATCAAGGGGAAGTGGTGCACCGAGACTACCAAACCATCTGCATCACCTGATGAATCGCCTACATTGTCACTTGTGATAGGCTCCATCGTAAGGGATTCAAGTGCGGAAGAGAACTTAGGATATTTTGTTGCTCGTCTTGGTATGTTCATTGTAGTCCTGAGCAAGCAAGGTTTACTCTCTATACGCGTCTGGACCAAGTGGTGAATCAGGGCAGGCTGAATGAGATCCCTAACAGTTAAAATTAGCAAAGTGATTAGATAAGTGACTTCATTGCGCTCTTCGTTTATATGATTATAATAATCACTAGAGATAGCAAGTCAGATACAACACGTTGTATAAGCCAAATAGCGTATGGTTTCTCTAAAAGTACCCAGTATAAATGTTCCAGGAAAAGAAAATTTGAGAACAAGGATAGAGTTGCACCTCTGAAATAGAGGTGAATACAGTGCAGCGGTGAACACCTTCATGGGTGCTTAAACACCGCAGCATATACCGATGAGCATCATTGAGAAGCCGACAAGTCATAATCACAATTCTGTTTGAACAATCAAACTTCGAATTCCAATCAGCCACCTATATATATAGCAAAAGGTGTCAACAGTCACATCCTTTGCCATAGATGAGAATATGGAATCTAGACAATCAAAGAGACGAGTATACAAGAAACAGATAGAGAGAGAAATAACTTGAGAAAGAGAATCTAAATTGCGCCTAAGCCATTCAAAGCAACTCCAATGCGAATAGTAAAATCAATGGAAAATAGAGTTCAGTCTCGCTATTGACATTTGATAACAATGAAAAACAATCTGACTTTGATAACATTATCAAAGTCAGAAACAGAACCAACTACAAGAAAAATAACTTGAGAGAAAGACAATCTAAGTGATGGTGACTAAGCTATTCAAAGCAACTCCAATGCCAAAAGTAAAATCAATGGAAAGATACAATTCAGTCTTGGTTTTGAGGTTTGATaagaatgaaaaaaacaatCTGACTTTGATAACATATCAAGCCCATTCTCTCTGTCTACATCCTCAACTATGAACAATAAATGTTTGATCCACTCTTCCTTAACCAGCATGCATGGTGAAACTAGAATCTACACAAGCTTACCGCGTCGAGGGAAGTCATGTTCTCAAGGCTACAGACGGCACGGGCACCTAGTTCCAAGAACAAAGGAAAGGTTCCTGCAAGCTGGAAACTTTCAGTGCAACCAGCATCAATATACACAATTGCATCTTTCACATCCTCTTTTATCTGCCaaaaacacaaaacacacacaacaaaCTGTTGAAAAGTAGAAATCTCCAATTACTATCATGATCAAATTCACTCATCATTTCCTAGGAAACTCAGCAGATCAGGAATCCTAAAGAGAATTCTAGACTTACTTCGCGGATCGAATTGAGGCAAGATACGGCGACATCGATCATCAGAGCCATTAGCTCTCGGCTAAGTTATTCGCTAACTCCAGGTACGAGAAATGAATACAGTGTGGGGGTTCGGAGACAGGTCTAGATCGCCAACAGATGAAAATCCCTAAGAGATCCGTTGTGTGAGTCGCCGGAGAAATATCCGTTTGCTTCGCCGACGACCAGCATCGTAGCTTCTTATCGTTCTTGTGATGATCATACTTTGTTGGGCTTTTTTCTATATGGGCTTTCTCATAT
It encodes:
- the LOC108833654 gene encoding sec1 family domain-containing protein MIP3, giving the protein MKVFTAALYSPLFQRDLIQPALIHHLVQTRIESKPCLLRTTMNIPRRATKYPKFSSALESLTMEPITSDNVGDSSGDADGLVVSVHHFPLIICPFTPRTFVLPSQGSVAEASLSRQHEDSLSFGLPPISTGSMSDTDDVPPGATLTAHFLYQLALKMELKLEIFSLGDVSKNVGKIMTDMSSLYDVGRRKRTAGLLLVDRTLDLITPCCHGDSLFDRIFSSLPRGERFSTQAQLKQGIPSIDRPSLDVQVPLGELLNEEPSKIKESGLPEGVEAFLRGWDSYTSDPQNESDKKSTTNWSELLNGSLVATECFRGTPYLEAMIERRTKDGSVLVKKWLQEALRRENISVNVRARPGYATKPELLAMVKALSQSQSSLLKNKGIIQLTATTAAALDESQSAKWDAFSSAEMMLNVSAGDTSQGLAAQISDLINKSALAELQAKKNEKHDSSSSRGLLSFRDALLLTIVGYILAGENFPTAGSGGPFSWQEEHFLKEAIVDAVLENPSAGDLKFLNGLTEELERRLNRLKSEETKDTPSDDQLDIDALDEDPWGKWGDEEDEDNDNAKADESYDDMQLKLDLHDRVDSLFKFLHKLSSLRTRNVPLREGSLASESSFPGDPSGNKGLLYRLITKVLSKEEIPGLEYHSSTVGRLFKSGFGRFGLGQAKSSLADQSVILVFVIGVGGINGYGSSRGCGGKWRTRHWLGYWRNHSPNS